The genomic region TGAAATAGGCAAGCGGCCAAACCAGCAGCATGATCGGCACGTTGACGAGGAACACCGAGCCCCACCAGAAATGCTCGAGCAGGAACCCGCCGGTCAACGGACCGATGGCGGCGCCGGCGGCCCCGACCGTGCCCCACAGCCCGAACGCGATGCCGCGCTCCTTCTCATCCTCGAAACTCTGGCGGATGATGGCGAGAATGTTGGGCATGATCATCGCGGCGCCGATCGCCAGGAAGACCCGTGCGCCGATGAGCGCTGCAGCCGAGGGCGCGAAGGCGGCGGTGGCGGAGGCGACCAGGAAGACGGCAAGGCCGGTGAGCAGCATGCGGCGGTGGCCGATGCGATCGGCCAGCGTGCCCATGGGGACGAGCAGGCCGGCCATCATCAGCGGATAGATGTCGATGATCCACAGGATCTCCGTGCCGGTGGCGCCCAGCGCCAGGGTGAGGGAGGGAACGGCGATGTGCAGGATGGTCATATCGATGACCACCGGGATAAAGGCCAGCATCACGGCAAGGAGAACCAGCCATCGATTGCGGGGGGCAGACATGAGAACCTCTAAGCGGTAGCGATTTGCATTGTCGGACTGCGGGGTATATAAAACCGTCCAGACGGATTGAAAAGAGGCGAAATGGGCAGAAGGCAGACAATCGACCGAGGCGCGTTGCTGGACGCGGCCGAACGCGTGGTGATGAGGGAAGGCGCGGGGCAACTGACCATCGACGGGGTGGCGGCCGAAGCGAGGGTCTCCAAGGGCGGGGTTTTATATGCGTTTCCCACCAAGGATGCGCTGATCGACGCCATGTTCGACCGCGTCTTCGCGGCCGGCGACAGGATCGCCGAGGCGGTGGTGGCGCGCTCGGGCGACACGCCCGAAGCCCGCATAAGGGGGTATGTGGAGGCCAGCCGGGACGCCGCCGACACCATGACCGAGCGCAGCATCGCGCTGATCGTCAATTTCATGCGTTCGCCGCAATACCGGGCCAGCGCCAACGAATATTACGGCAAGCTGCTGGGGCAGCTCGATACGTCCACGCCGCGCGGACGGAAGGTGCGGCTGGCGCTCCTGGCCGCCGAGGGCGCATTCCTTTTGCGCGGCTTCGATTTCCATCCCATCGGCGAGGACCAGTGGCGGGATATCCACGACGATATCCTCGACCTATTGCTGCGGTGAGTCGTGGGTTTGCATTGAGGCTGGTGGCTCTGGCCGGGGCTACCGCTGGATTCAGGGAGCAAGTCCCGTACTCCATCGGCAGGCTATTGATGAGGAGACTGTCGGTTTGGCCCTCAGGCTTGTTCGAACCTGGCCCTTGCCTCGGCAACGGCTGACTGGTTTTCGGCGGCCCAGTCGGCCAGCGCGTTGATGGGGCCGAGGAGGGATTTGCCTAGATCGGTGAGGCCGTAATCGACGCGAGGCGGGATGATGGGGGTGACGGTGCGCTCGACGATGCCGTCCTTTTCCAGCTCCCGCAGTACGGCGGTGAGCGATTTCTGGGTGATGTCGCCGATCTCGCGCTTGAGTTCGGAAAAGCGCATGGGGCGGATCGCCAGCATGGACACAACCAGGACGGCCCATTTGCTGCCAATGATGATGAGCAGGTCCCGTGCCGCGCGGCAGTCGGGATGTGCTCCGTCGAGATGGATCGGTTTCGCCAAGGATACCTCGGTATCGAAAAAGTGCCGTCTTGCGTCGGCGATTACATGCTGTACCTAGGGTGTGGTATCCAATCGATACCACAGTTGCCAACCGATACAAGCACTCATGGCGAGAGCAAAGATGAAAACGTGCCTGTTTGCGCGGGTGTGTTCGCTCGCGCCGGAAAGGACCAAATGACCGTCAATCTCAAGATCATCATCGGCAGCACGCGGCCCGGACGCGTCGGCCCGACAATCGCGCGCTGGGTGGAAGCGTTCGCTTCGGAACGGGAACAATTCGACGTCGAACTCGTCGATCTGGCGGAGGTCGGGCTGCCGCTGCTGGACGAAGCGGCAATACCGTTTTTCGGGCAGTACCAGCATGAGCATACCAAACGCTGGAGCACGATTGTTTCGCAGGCCGATGCGTTCGTCTTCGTCACACCTGAGTATAATTTTTTCCCGCCCGCCAGCCTTGTGAACGCCATCCAGGTGCTGCTGGCCGAATGGGGGCGCAAGCCGGCCGGGATCGTGAGCTATGGCGGGATCTCGGCCGGCTTGCGGTCGGCCCAGGCACTGCGCCAGCTTCTGGGCAACGTCAACGTGCACGCCCTGGCGCAGATGGTGCCGATTCCGAACTTTGCCGAGTTCATCGGGGAGGACGGGGTGTTCCGTCCCAACCAGCCGATGGAGGAAGGGGCCGCAGGCATGCTCGAGGAGCTTCATAAATGGGCGGCGGCCCTCAAGCCGTTGCGGCAGGCTGAGGCCGGGGACGGCGCCCATACCGAGGCGGCGTAGTGCTGCGATTGGAAACCGCTTGATCTCAAGTGGACTTGAACTTTTATAAGGCTGCTCCTTGGTAAAAACCGGAGCGCCTTATGTCCGTTACAGAACCAAATGAAACCCTCACCCAGCAGGGACCGGATGCGCGTGCCTGGCTCGCGCTGGCTGTCCTCACCGTGCCGATTTTCATGGTCGCCATCGACATGTCGGTGCTGTTTCTTGCGCTGCCATCGATTGCCGCCGATCTGGCGCCCACGGCGACACAGCAACTCTGGACGCTCCATATCGGCGACCTCTTGAGTGCCTCGCTCGTCCTTACGGCGGGCACGCTGGCGGATCGGATCGGGCCGCGCCGGCTTTTGGCAATCGGCATGATCGCCTATGGCAGTTTTTCGCTGCTGGCGGCGTTTTCGCCCAACGCAGAGACCCTGATCCTGGCGCGCGGGCTGATCGGGATCGCCGCGGTCACCGTTGCGCCGGCAACCATGGTGCTGTTGCGCCATGCTTTCCCAACCGACCGGCAGCTCGCGACGGCAGTGGCGGTGTTCATGGCCGCGTTTTCGGGAGGCGCCGCATTCGGGCCGCCCATTGGCGGAGTGTTGCTCGAACATTTCTCCTGGGGCGCCATCTTCCTGGCCAACGTGCCGGTAAGCATCCTTGTCCTGGCGGCGATGCCGCTTCTGCCCGCGATCGGAACGGGCAAAGGCGGACCCATAGATCTCTTGAGTGTAGGCCTCTCGCTCGCGGCCATCGCGCTTCTGGTTTATGGATTGCAGGAAATGGCGGCGGCGGGTTTTGCCTGGTCCTACGCGCTGATGATCGCGACCGCGGTGTTGATCGGCGCGGTATTCGTGCGGCGGCAACTGAAGCTTTCCGAACCCATGTTCGACATGCGCCTTTTCGCCAATCCGGGCTTTGCGGCGGCGCTGACGATGCTGCTGCTGTTCCTGATGGCGCTGGGCGCCTGCTACATGCAGTTCGCGCAATACCTGCAATCGGTGCTGGGCTTTTCTCCGCTGGAGGCGGGAGTGCTGCTGACCATTCCGGCAGCGCTGCAGGTCGCGTCGACAGTTCTGGCGCCGCGCCTGCTCGACTGGATGCGGCCGGCGACCGCCATTGCCGGCGGGGCGGTGCTCGCTCTTGCCGGCGCCATCATCGTTCTGGTCGGTATGTCGCTGCCGCGCGAGGTGGCGAGCGTGGTTCTGGTGCTGGGGGAATCGATAACCTCGGTGGGCGGCGGTCCGATCTTTGCGCTCAGCGCCGGAATCATCATCGCCAGCGCTCCCGTTAATCGCACGGGTGCGGCGAGCGGCGCGCAGGAGGTGGCGGGCAGCCTCGGCAATGCGCTGGGGTTGGCGGTGGGCGGGAGCCTGGCGGTGATCGTCTATCAGGCGTCGCTGACGGTCGGGCCGGACGCACGGGAAGCAATCGAAAGCGTGGGTCGGGCCGTGGCGCTGGCCCAAACCCTGCCCGGCGCCGAGGGACGGGCGTTGCTCAAAGCAGCGCGGCATGCCTTCACCGACGCCACCTATACGGTCTATCTCTATGCCATAGTTCTCTATCTCGGCTTTATCGCCGTAACGTTGGGAGGGCTGCGAAACGTACGGCTCGACAACGCGCCGGCTGGTTGAAGGAGAGGGGAGCATGCCCGAAGACGTTCTCACCATCACCCAAGTTTCGCGGCGCTCCGGCGTCGCGGCCTCGGCGCTGCGCTATTATGAGGAACGCGGGCTGATCGCCGCCGAACGCATCGGGAGCGGCAACCGCCGCTTTCCGCGCCATACCCTGCGGCGGCTGGCCTTCATTGTCTTCGCGCAAAAGCTCGGCATGACGCTCGACGAGATAAAGGCCGAACTCGACAAGCTGCCGACAGATCACGTTCCCACCGGCCGCGACTGGTCGCGGCTGTCCGAGCCCTGGACGTGCCGGATCGATGCGCAGATCGCCCAGCTCAAGCGCCTCAAGGAGGGGCTTTCCACCTGCATCGGCTGCGGCTGCCTGTCGCTCAAATCGTGCAAGGTGCTCAATCCCGACGATGCCGCATTCCAGGGCGGCTCGGGACCGCGCTACTGGATCGAAGACCCTCGGGGAGAGCAATGATGTCCAAACTGCGCAAATTCACCGCCGATCGCCTTGATTGGCAGTCGTTTCCAGGCAAGGCCATTGCCATTGCCCAAGCGGTCGCCGAGGAGGACGGCGGTGACCTCAGCGCGTATTTTGCAAGGCTCGGCAAGGACGAAACCGCCGATCTGCCCGTCCCCTACGCTGAAATATGGGTGGTGATGAGCGGCGCGCTCACCCTCCACTCGGGCGGGGAAACGTTCACGGCCGGGGCGGGGGAGGTGCTTCACGTGCCGGCGGATACGCCGGGGGAGGTGGCGGTGGAGGCCGATACCGAGCTGGTCTGCGTGTCGGTGCCCGCCCATTGAAAAAGGGCGCCTGGTGGGCGCCCTTTAAAGGTTGGATCAGAACTCGGACCAGTCGTCGTCCTTGACGGCCGCGTTGCCGTGACTGAGGTAGGTCTTGGCGGCGGTGCGCACGTTCTGCTGCAGGCTCTTGGCGCCGGCGGCCGGAGCCGGTTCGGGCTCGGCCTGGCGGCGGGTTTCGGTGAGCGTGAAGACATCGACCACACGGTCGAGTTCGACCGCCTGGCGTTCGGTCTGCTCGATCGAGGCGTTGATCTCTTCGACCAGGGCTGCGTTGTGCTGGGTCATCTCGTCCATCTGCCGGACCGCGACATTGACCTGCTCGATGGCGGCGGCCTGTTCCTGGCTGTCGCGGGCGATGCCGTCCATCAGCGTGTTGGTGGCGCGGATAGCTTCGAGCATGGTCGAGAGCTTACCGGCAGCTTCGGCCACGAGCTTGGTGCCGGCATTGACCTCCATGGCGCTCTGGTCGATCAGCGCCTTGACCTCGCTGGAGGCTTCCGCCGAGGACTGGGCGAGGCGCCGCACTTCCACGGCCACCACGGCAAAGCCCTTGCCCGCCTCACCGGCGCGTGCCGCTTCGACCGAAGCGTTGAGGGCCAGGAGGTTGGTCTGGAAGGCGATGTCGTCGATCATGCCGATGATGTTGGAGATCTTGGCCGAAGAGGTGGTGATGCGCTCCATGGCGTGGTTGGCGTCGGTCATCACCTGACCGCCTTCCTCGGCGGCGCGGGAGACGGCGTTGGCCTTCTCGCTGGCATTGCCGGCCTTCTTGGCGTTGTCGACCACGGTGGTGGCGAGCTGCTCCATGGCGGCCGAGGTTTCCTCGATGGTCGCCGCTTGCTTGATGGTGCGCTCGGAGAGGTCGTTGGCGCCCGAGAGGATCTCGCTGGTCGCCAGTTTCAGGGCGTTGGAGGTCTCGCGGAGCTGGCCGACGATCTCGCCGAGCTTGTCGGCCACCGAGTTGATGTCGGATTTGAGCTTGGAGAAGGCGCCCTGATAGTTCCCTTCCATGCGGCGGGTGAGGTCGGTATTGGCGAGGGCGCCCAGAACCTGGCTGGTTTCGTCAAGGCCCTCATCGACGGTCTCGACCAGGGTGTTGACCGAGCCGGCGAGCGCGTTGAGCTCGGCATCGGGGAACTTGGCCGGAACGCGCTTGGAGAAATCGCCGGCGATGGCGGCATCGACAACATCGCCGAAAGCCTGCTGCAGCTCGGCCATCATTTCGGTGCGGGCCTTCTGGTCGGCGAAGATGCGGGCGGCTTCGGCCTCGGTCATCTCGGCGACTTTCTTGCCGTTCTCGCGGAACACCTCGACGGCACGGGCCATGGTGCCCAGTTCGTCGGCACGACCGGTGCCGGTCACTTCCACGTCGAACTGGTTGTCGGCGATCTGGACCATCTGGGCGTTGAGCGCGTTGATGGGCTTTGTGAGGCTGCGCGAGAGTAGCCAGCCGGCAACCGAGAGGAAGGCGATGATCGCAATGGCGATGCCGCCGCTCGTGATCACGTTGTTGGTGTAGATCGCGTCGATGTCGGTCTGGAGGACGCCGGTGCCGATGGCCCATTCCCAGGGCGCGTAATTCTGCACATAGGTGAGCTTGTCCACTTCACCGATCTCGCCGTTGCCGGAGAAACCGAAGGTCGTGAAGATCGAGCCGTTGAGACGGGCGCCGTCGGTATATTCCTCGATGAACCGCTTGCCGTTGGAATCGGTGCGGTCGCGCATGTTGGTGTCCACGACGTCGGGGTTCTGGTTGACCACCATGATGTAGTCGTGGGTCACGGCGAAGACGTAGTCGTCGCCCGAATAGTTGATCGCGGTCAGAGCGGCCTTGGCCTGCGTCTGGGCCTCCTCAAGCGTCAATTCGCCGGATTGGACACGGGCGTTGAAGCTATCGAGCATGGAAACGCTCGCCTGGACGACGCTCTGGATCTCCTGCTTTTTAAGCTCGATCAGATTGCGGTGGGTGCTGGAAAGCTGGAAGCTCGCAAGTGCGACGAGGCCGACGACAAACATTACGAGCAAAAACGACATGCGGCGGCCGATGCTGCCGGTGACGATCTTGAGCATAGTCAAACTCTATAAATGAGCCGTATGGCTCCGAACGAAGATTGGAGTTCGACCGATGGCCTCGGACGACGATGTCGACCGAAGCTGGCCCGCCGAACCCCGCGAGCCTCCCCCGCGGCGCAACGTGGAGCAACTTCGTTAAATTAAAGACAAGGCAACCGGCACAATGGTGCTGAAGGCGCAGCTAAAACGTGTCCAGCAAAAAGCATGTCCTCGGCTTGGCCGGGAATGGGCACGGTTCTGCGGTTCGGACACGCGACAAGTCCTCGCTTCTAGGCGCTCAGCGCCAGCGCGGCATGATTGCTGCGCTTGATGCCGAACATGCGCTCATCGGCCCGCTCGAGACTCTCCGGCAAGCTCAACCGGCCACCGGGGCGCCATTCGGTGATGCCCACGCTCGCCGATACCGGTACGTCCCGACCTTTCCACTTGAGAGGCGTATCGGCAAGGGTGTCTGTGAACCGTTGGGCGATCCGTACCGCCTCGCTGCGGTCGATATCGGGAAGCAGGGCGCAAAACTCGTCGCCTCCCAGCCTGGCAAGGATGTCATCGGCGCGCAAAAGGTCGCGGGTGAGATTGGCGATATGGATCAGGGCGGCGTCGCCTGCTGCATGGCCGTACCGGTCGTTGATCGACTTGAACTTGTCCAGGTCGATCATCATCAGCACTGCGCCGGTGTTCGTGTGCCGCGCCGATTTCTCGCAGATCAACATTTTTTCGCGCAGGCCGCGCCGGTTGGGCAGGCCGGTCAGATCGTCGCTGGTGGCGAGCTTGATGAGGTTCGATCTCATCTGATCGACCACCATGAGAAGGAAGCCCAGATGCCAGATGCTGCCGCCGATGATGGCGCAAACCAGAAACCATGCGGCGAAATCATAATAGGAGTCCGTCGAAAGCAGGCCGAAAAGGCGCAACGTATTGGAAACCGCTTCCCCACTTTGCCCGAGGATGGCGATCGCCGGGGCTGCGATAGCCACGCTTGCTCCCGCCGAACCCCTGCCATGACGCCAGAGGGTGGCGACCGCCATCGCCAGCGGGACGATTTGGCTGATCGCGGCGATGATGTTGATCGTGATCTGGCTGTATCCGAATGCGGCCAAGGCGGCCCATGTGGTTGCAAGAACTGCGCCGACCACGGCGGCGCTGAAGCGCCGGCCGTAAAAAACCTCGAGTCCCTGCCACATGATGGCAAAGCTGCCGGCGACGAGGGCCAAGCCCATGTTGGCCAGGCCGCCCGCACCTCCCAGAAAGAGCAATGGCCCGCTGCAGCAACTCATCAGCAATCCGGCGAGCCAATAGCGGGCGGCCTTTATGGAGGGATGTTTGTAAGCGAAGAGCAGCCAAACGACGGCAAAGCTTGCCGAGTTGAGCAGGATGATGACGTACAGGGTAACGAAGTCGAGTTGCATGCTGTGCCGGAATCCAATTCCTTGTCCCGGTCCGATAACCGAGGGGCGCGGAGCGATCGCCTGATTGGAGTACAACCGATCTGGCGAGCAGAACCCTAACCGCAAGCGTAAGCTTTTATCTAAGTGTGAAACGGGGGCAGAGGAATGCACGCCGGCTGCCACGGTGAACGCAAACAACATCGTGAAACTGTATGGACTTGGGCCGCCCCGGCCATCACATTGTGGGCAATGCAAAAAGTGGGAGCGTGAGAGTATGGCGGGACGACGGCTGGTCGCAACCCTGATGGCGCTGACGGGAGCAGTGGCGCCCATGGCGGCAATTGCCCAGCCTTCGCCCGAGCGCTGCGCGGCCATCGGGCCGGCCACCGAACGGCTGGCATGCTATGATTCCCTGTTCCGGTCCGATCAGTTCACGGGAGGGGACGAGACCGAGGATACGCCCGCCCAGGGCATGTGGGCGAGCGGTGTGGAAGTGTCCCAGATCGAGGGGACGGAGCTGCCCTTTGCCACACTGCAATCGGAACAGCTTATCCCGGCCATGCCGCGCGGGCGGGCGCCGGCGCGGCTGACGATCCTTTGCCAGGACGATGCGCCGGTGGTTCAGTTCGCCTTTGCCGGCCAGTTCATGGGCACACCCACCTCCCAGAGCGGGACGATCACGCTGCAATACGACCGCCAGCCGCCGCGCAGCCAATCACTTCAATTGAGCCCCGACCGCATGGCGATCGGGTTCTACGAGCCCGACGCGGCGCGGGCGGTGATCGACCAATTGCTGCAGACCGAAAGGCTCTATGTGCGCGCCACGCCCCAGGCCCAGCGGTCGGTGACCATCAGCTTTCTGATGGAAGGAATCGAGGCGGCGATCGAGCCGGTGCGGGACGCCTGCGGGGTATAAGATTGCTTCACATTAGTTTGACAGTGGGTCTATAAGATTGAGGAACACCGAACGGTTCAGCGGCGTTACAAAGCGATCGCCGTTGCCTCCGCGACGGCGATTCCTCACAGACTAAATCCATTTTCGATAGGAGATTGCTCATGGCGACGCGGTACAAATCAGACGCGGGCCGGGCTTCGATTGCACGGATCATTGCCGGGGGCGCCGTCGCGGCCGCTCTCATGCTCTCAACGAGTCTCGCAACGGCGCAGGTGACCCCGGTCGAGGTTCCCCAGGGGCAGAACGACCTCTTCTCCTCTCGCGTTTTGACCACTGCCTTGTCCAACCCCTGGGCAATGCGCTGGGGGCCCGATAACCAGGTCTGGGTGACCGAGCGCACCAGCGGGGAAGTGACGCGGATCGATCCGACGACCGGCGCACAGCAGCTTCTTCTCACCATCGAGGACGTCTATACCGGTCCCCAGCACGAGGGCCTGCTCGGCCTGGCGCTGCACCCCGAACTGCTCCAGGACACCGGCAACGATTATATCTACCTGTCCTATACGGTGAACAACGGCACCGCCGAGGAACCCGATCCTTCCGCGCAGATCGTGCGCTATACCTGGGATAACACTCTCCAGCAGCTCGTCGACCCGCAGATCGTGATCGAGGGCCTGCCGGCCTGGAACGACCACAATGCCGGGCGCGTCGTGATCGGGCCTGACATGAAGCTCTATTATTCGATCGGTGAGCAGGGCGCCAATTTCGGCCGCAATCTGCGCCGTCCGAACATGGCTCAGGTTCTGCCGACCGCCGAAGAGGTCGAAGCCCAGGATTGGCACACCTATTCGGGCAAGATCCTGCGCATGGAACTCGACGGTTCGATCCCCGAGGACAATCCCGAGATCGAGGGCGTCCAGAGCCATGTCTATAGCTATGGTCACCGCAACCCGCAGGGCATCAACTTCGGGCCGGACGGCACGCTCTATGAAGTCGAACACGGTCCGGCCTCGGACGACGAGTTCAACATCATCCAGCCGGGCGGCAATTATGGCTGGCCCAATGTCGCCGGGTTCATCGACGACCAGGCCTACACCTATATCAACTGGAGCGAGGCGCCCGAAGGCGTGGACACCAACACCGATCCGCTGCCCGACGATGTGCCGCAATTCGCCGAAAGCGATTTCGAGGGCGAGATGGTCGATCCGATCGCGACCTATTTCACAGTCGAGGATGGGTATGAGTTCGGCCAGATCTGCGGCTATATCTGCGATCCCACCGTCGCGCCCTCCTCGGTGCTCTATTACGAGGCCGGGGAAGACGGCATTGCCGAATGGGACAATTCGATCCTGATCCCGACTTTGAAGCACGGCACGCTCTATGTGCAGCACCTGACCGAAGACGGCCAGGAAGCCGATGGGCTGCCCGAAGCCTGGCTTTCGACCCAGAACCGTTATCGTGACGTCATCGTTTCGCCCGACGGGCGCACGGTGTTCATCGCGACCGACGCCTTCGGTTCGGCGGCCCAGAAGTTCGGCGAAGGGCTCAACACTTCGGTGCTGCACAACCCCGGCTCGATCCTGATGTTCACCTATGGTGAAGAGGGCGGTTCGCTGGGCGTGACCACGGGCAACTATGCGGGCGCCACGGCGACCGGCGGTGGCGAGAACGTGCAGGAATGGGAAGACCCCAACACCGGCAACGAGGCTCCCGCCGAAGGCGAAGAGGCCGCTGGTGACGAAGCCGCCGCTGCTGGCGTGACCGAAGAGTCCGACGTGACCGAAGTGGCCAATCTCGGTGCCCCGAAATATGCCGCCAACTGCGCCATGTGCCACGGCCCTGCCGGCCAGGGCGGCGCGGGCGCGGTGCTCGCCGGCAATGGCGAACTGGCCGATGCCGAATTCGTCGCCAACACGATCGTCCACGGCTTTGGCTACATGCCGGCCTTCGGCAATCAGCTCAGCGACGACGACATCGCCCAGATCGGCACCTTCATCCGCAACAATTGGGGCAATGATTTCGGTGTTCTGACCACCGAACAGGTTGCTGCCGCGCGCTGATCGCTGGGAAATAGTTGCGAGTTCTGAAAGAGGCGGGAGCGTATCCGGCCTCTTTTTTTGGTGCGGTGTCGGAACTGGGGGTGCGGGTGCGTCCTTGTGGGGTCAAGCACAAGGAGAACCATCATGAGTACACTCAAGGACAAGGCCTCCTCCGCCATGGTCGCCGTCAGCGATATCGACCGGGCCAGGGCGTTCTACAGCGACACGCTGGGACTCGAACTCGAAGAGGACGGTATGGGCGGCGTGCTGGTCTACAGGACCGGCTCGACCTATCTGCTGGTCTATCCGTCCGACTTCGCGGGGACCAACAAGGCCAATGCGGTGGTGTGGGATTGCGGCGAGGATATCGAAGCGATCGTTGCCGATCTGCGCGGCAAGGGCGTGCGCTTCGAGCACTACCCGGAGATGGGCGCCGACTATGCCGATGGCATCCACAAGGCCGACAATTTCCGCATGGCCTGGTTCAAGGACCCGGACGGCAACATCCTGCATTTGAACAGCGCCTGAGGGCGGCTCAGGCGGCGGCGGGGCTTCCCCGCCGCCAGCGGCGCTTGGATGCGGCGACGATGACGCGCTGCATGACGATGAAGCCGAACAGCAGGCCGCCGATGACGATCTTGGTCCACCAGCTCGAGAGCGTTCCGTCGAAGACGATATAGGTCTGGATCATCCCCTGGATGAACACTCCGACCAGCGAACCGAGCATGAAGCCAAAACCGCCCGAAAGCAGCGTTCCGCCGATGACCACGGCGGCGATGGTGTCGAGCTCGACCCCGACGGCGGCCAGAGGGTAGCCCGAGGAGGTGTAGAGGGAATAGACGATCCCCGAAACGCCGGCGAGGAAGCTCGAAACAGCGTATATGCCGATGGTGGTGCGGGCGACGGGGACCCCGAGCAGGGCGGCGGACTGCGGATTGCCGCCAAGCGCATAGACATAGGACCCGAAGCGGGTGCGGTGGCAGACGATGGTGCCGACCAGGAACACGACCAGCATCAGAACGCCGTTGAAGGTGAGGCGTCCGCCGCCGGGCATGACGTAATAGAGCTGGCGGATCCAATCGTAGAATTCGTGATCGACCGAGATGGAATCCTGGGTGAGCAGGAATGTCGCGCCGCGCGCCAGGAACATGCCTGCGAGGGTGACGATGAAGGGCGGCACTTCGAGGTAGTGGATCATGGCGCCCATGGTGGCGCCGAAGGCGGTGGTGACCAGCAGCGTTAGCGCAAAGGCGGGCAGCGGATGGATGCCGGCTTGCGTCACCAGCACGGCGATCAGCACCGAGGAAAAGGCGATGACCGAGCCCACCGAAAGGTCGATGCCGCCCGAAAGGATCACGAAGGTCATGCCGACCGCCGCGACGCCGAGGAAGGCGTTGTCGGTCAGAAGGTTGCCCAGGACGCGGGTGGAGAACAGGGCCGGGAACTGCATCACCGCCAGCCCATAGGCGAGGACGAAGATGGTGATGGTGGCGACGAGCGGCCAGTAGCGCGGATTCATCTTGGGCTGGCCTCCGAAGGCTTGGCCGCAGGGCGCGGGGCGCGGGAGCGGGTGGCGAAATGCCAGATGCGGCTGGCGAGAGGCGACTGGACGATAAGGATGACGATGATCAGCGCCGCCTTGACCAGCAGATTGAATTCTGGCGGGAAGCCGGAAACCAGGATGCCGGTGTTCATGGCCTGGATGATGAGCGCGCCGATGACCGACATGGGAATCGAGAACCGCCCGCCCATGAGCGATGTGCCTCCGATCACCACGGCGAGGATGGCGTCGAGCTCGAGCCAGAGGCCCACATTGTTGGCATCGGCGCCACGGATGTCGGCAGCGGCGATGATACCGGAAATGGCGGCGCAAAAGCCGGCGAAGGCATAGACGCCGACGAGCAGTGAGCGGGCACGCAGGCCGGCATAGGAGGAGGCCGAGCGGTTGATGCCCACCGATTCGATGAACAGGCCCAGCGCGGTCATGCGCATCACGGCGGTGGTGACGGCGGCGAGCACGACCATGATGATGATGGGAGTGGGTAGGCCCAGGATGGAGCCCGAGCCCAAAAAGATCAGGCCCGGATCGTTGAAGGTGACGATGAAGCCCTCGGTGATGGTTTGCGCGATGCCGCGCCCGGCAACCATGAGGATCAGAGTGGCGATGATCGGTTGCAGATCGAGGACCGAGACGAGGACGCCGTTCCACAGCCCGCAGAGAAGGCCCACTCCGAGCGCGGCGAGGATCACCAGGATCAGCGCGTTGCCATCGCCCTGGACCATGGTGGCGGCGACGGCGCCGGAAATGGCCATCACCGCGCCCACGGACAGATCGACGCCGCGCGTGGCGATCACCGCCGTCATGCCGATGGCGAGGATGGCGAC from Pelagibacterium sp. 26DY04 harbors:
- a CDS encoding TetR/AcrR family transcriptional regulator, with amino-acid sequence MGRRQTIDRGALLDAAERVVMREGAGQLTIDGVAAEARVSKGGVLYAFPTKDALIDAMFDRVFAAGDRIAEAVVARSGDTPEARIRGYVEASRDAADTMTERSIALIVNFMRSPQYRASANEYYGKLLGQLDTSTPRGRKVRLALLAAEGAFLLRGFDFHPIGEDQWRDIHDDILDLLLR
- a CDS encoding helix-turn-helix domain-containing protein; translated protein: MAKPIHLDGAHPDCRAARDLLIIIGSKWAVLVVSMLAIRPMRFSELKREIGDITQKSLTAVLRELEKDGIVERTVTPIIPPRVDYGLTDLGKSLLGPINALADWAAENQSAVAEARARFEQA
- a CDS encoding NAD(P)H-dependent oxidoreductase, yielding MTVNLKIIIGSTRPGRVGPTIARWVEAFASEREQFDVELVDLAEVGLPLLDEAAIPFFGQYQHEHTKRWSTIVSQADAFVFVTPEYNFFPPASLVNAIQVLLAEWGRKPAGIVSYGGISAGLRSAQALRQLLGNVNVHALAQMVPIPNFAEFIGEDGVFRPNQPMEEGAAGMLEELHKWAAALKPLRQAEAGDGAHTEAA
- a CDS encoding MFS transporter; protein product: MSVTEPNETLTQQGPDARAWLALAVLTVPIFMVAIDMSVLFLALPSIAADLAPTATQQLWTLHIGDLLSASLVLTAGTLADRIGPRRLLAIGMIAYGSFSLLAAFSPNAETLILARGLIGIAAVTVAPATMVLLRHAFPTDRQLATAVAVFMAAFSGGAAFGPPIGGVLLEHFSWGAIFLANVPVSILVLAAMPLLPAIGTGKGGPIDLLSVGLSLAAIALLVYGLQEMAAAGFAWSYALMIATAVLIGAVFVRRQLKLSEPMFDMRLFANPGFAAALTMLLLFLMALGACYMQFAQYLQSVLGFSPLEAGVLLTIPAALQVASTVLAPRLLDWMRPATAIAGGAVLALAGAIIVLVGMSLPREVASVVLVLGESITSVGGGPIFALSAGIIIASAPVNRTGAASGAQEVAGSLGNALGLAVGGSLAVIVYQASLTVGPDAREAIESVGRAVALAQTLPGAEGRALLKAARHAFTDATYTVYLYAIVLYLGFIAVTLGGLRNVRLDNAPAG
- the soxR gene encoding redox-sensitive transcriptional activator SoxR — translated: MPEDVLTITQVSRRSGVAASALRYYEERGLIAAERIGSGNRRFPRHTLRRLAFIVFAQKLGMTLDEIKAELDKLPTDHVPTGRDWSRLSEPWTCRIDAQIAQLKRLKEGLSTCIGCGCLSLKSCKVLNPDDAAFQGGSGPRYWIEDPRGEQ
- a CDS encoding cupin domain-containing protein, which translates into the protein MMSKLRKFTADRLDWQSFPGKAIAIAQAVAEEDGGDLSAYFARLGKDETADLPVPYAEIWVVMSGALTLHSGGETFTAGAGEVLHVPADTPGEVAVEADTELVCVSVPAH
- a CDS encoding methyl-accepting chemotaxis protein, with product MLKIVTGSIGRRMSFLLVMFVVGLVALASFQLSSTHRNLIELKKQEIQSVVQASVSMLDSFNARVQSGELTLEEAQTQAKAALTAINYSGDDYVFAVTHDYIMVVNQNPDVVDTNMRDRTDSNGKRFIEEYTDGARLNGSIFTTFGFSGNGEIGEVDKLTYVQNYAPWEWAIGTGVLQTDIDAIYTNNVITSGGIAIAIIAFLSVAGWLLSRSLTKPINALNAQMVQIADNQFDVEVTGTGRADELGTMARAVEVFRENGKKVAEMTEAEAARIFADQKARTEMMAELQQAFGDVVDAAIAGDFSKRVPAKFPDAELNALAGSVNTLVETVDEGLDETSQVLGALANTDLTRRMEGNYQGAFSKLKSDINSVADKLGEIVGQLRETSNALKLATSEILSGANDLSERTIKQAATIEETSAAMEQLATTVVDNAKKAGNASEKANAVSRAAEEGGQVMTDANHAMERITTSSAKISNIIGMIDDIAFQTNLLALNASVEAARAGEAGKGFAVVAVEVRRLAQSSAEASSEVKALIDQSAMEVNAGTKLVAEAAGKLSTMLEAIRATNTLMDGIARDSQEQAAAIEQVNVAVRQMDEMTQHNAALVEEINASIEQTERQAVELDRVVDVFTLTETRRQAEPEPAPAAGAKSLQQNVRTAAKTYLSHGNAAVKDDDWSEF